Sequence from the Thermocoleostomius sinensis A174 genome:
TCTCAAAAAATAAATATTTCTTTTTCTTTTTGCGTTAAATGCTTATCGTCGATATTCACAAACAGCTTCCCCAGTATGACCTAGAAGTCAGCTTTACCGTTGAAGGAGAAACCTTGGGATTGTTGGGCAGTTCTGGTTCCGGCAAAAGCATGACGTTGCGTTGTATTGCCGGAATTGAAACTCCGACTCAGGGAACGATCGTGTTGAACGATCGCATCTTGTACGATTCTCACAAAGGAATTAACTTGCCCAGTCGCGATCGCAAAGTCGGTTTTTTGTTTCAACACTATGCCCTGTTTCCTCATCTAACTGTTGCTCAAAATATTGCCTATGGGTTAAGAGGTTTGTCGAAACATGCCACCCACCGACAAGTCATCGAGCAACTGGAGCGGGTACAGTTATTGGGATTTGGCGATCGCTATCCGCATCAACTCTCCGGAGGGCAACAACAGCGAGTTGCTCTGGCTAGAGCATTAGCCACCCAACCCGATGTGCTGTTATTGGATGAACCCTTTTCCGCCCTGGATACCCATCTCCGGAATGAACTGGAAAAGCAACTGATCAAAACCCTCTCTAGCTATCAGGGACTGACGCTTTTCGTCAGCCACAACTTGGAAGAAGCCTATCGCGTTTGCCAAAAATTACTGGTACTCGATCAGGGAAAAGTGGCAGCGGCAGGAGATAAACAATCAATTTTCGATCGTCCTAGTACGCTCGCTGTTGCGCAACTAACAGGCTGCAAGAACTACTCTCGCATTCAGCCGATCGATCGCCATACTCTTCACGCTCTGGATTGGAACTGCACACTGCAAACCGCGGATTTCATCTCCCCTTCACACACTCACATTGGCATTCGCGCTCATCAAATTACCTTTTTGGATGCTTCTCAACATCTCCCTGATCAGACCAATACATTCCCTGCCTGGGTGGTTTGGACGAGCGAAACCCCTCACCGAATGACCATCTATCTGAAACTGGGAGAGTCGCCGATCGATACCGATGATTATTCCCTGCAAGCAGAAGTGTTCAAAGAAAAGTGGGAGCAACTAAAAGACCGGCCAATGCCCTGGTTTGTCAGTTTAGACCGATCACGACTGCTCCTGCTCTGCCAATGAAAACCCAGAGGCAATTGATAGCTGACTGATTGATAGCCGACTGGAAGTCATATACCAGTGACAATATTGCCCACTTCGTTCCTACCTGAGATTGCAGACCCTAGCCGCTTTACTTAGTCCCTTCGTGAAGCAGTCTGACAGCCGTACGGAGGCATGCTAGTTTTAAGACAAAATGAATGAGTGCCTTGAACTCCTTCCAGAGGATGATTACTTTGCTGCAAAATAATTGGTATCTCTTAAGAGAGAGGATTAACAAAACTAAATAATTCTCATCAAATTCTCATGATTGTTTCATTCACCTGCCTCTACGATACCTACAGCAAAGAACAAAGGGTTGTAGCGTTCGTAGCGCCAAGCTGATTGTATGGAATTGGCATTAGACGTGTTTTGTTTGTTCCGTTTGCTCCTTTCACTCTCATAGAAACGTGCTTAAATTAACCGCTATCTCTGTTGCAGTGGGACTCCTCTTGACTACTACAGGGTGTAACCTGCTGCCCAGTCAAGAAGCCCAAGCTCAGTCAGACGCTTCTGCTCAAGGTGAACGGGGTGCAGCGGCTGTGGAAACAGCGATCGCCGAGACGGGAACTCTGTCCGACCCAATTGAATACACTGGCACAACCGGGCCAGTGCGCCGAGTCTCTTTACGCTCCCAAGTCGAAGGGCGGTTGTTAAACCTGAATGCAGATGTGGGCGATCCAGTTTCTCAGGGACAACCCCTCGCTCAGTTAGACAATCGCCTCTTGACTGCTGCACTGAACCAGTCTGAAGCGGAACTGGCTGCTCTTCGATCGGAGGTCGTCCAAGCGGAAGCGGAAGTCAGCGATGCTGAGTCTCGCGTTGCCCAGGCGCAAGCAGAATTGCAGCAAGCTCAAATTGAGGCCGATCGGCTTCAGGGACTAGCAGCAGAAGGTGTGATCTCTCAACAAGAAGCTGAACGAGGGCGAACAGTTGCCATAACTGCCGAACAAGCGGTTCGTTCAGCACAGGAGCAGGTACGAACTCGCCAGCAGGCGGTCGTAGCGGCTCGGGGACGGGTAGAAGCACAGCGAGCCGTGGTAGCCGAGGAGTTAGAGCGGCGTCAGTTCAGTTCACTCACGGCTCCGATCGATGGCGTAGTTTTAGAGCGAGTGACAGAACCGGGAAATTTGGTGCAACCAGGTGATGAAGTGCTCTCGCTGGGAGATTTCAGTGCTATCAAGGTAATAGTACAGGTTTCCGAACTGGAATTGGCGACAATCCAAACTGGGCAAGCTGTGCAGGTTCGTCTGGATGCATTTCCCAACCAAACCTTTGAAGGGCGAGTGTCCCGCATTTCTCCGGCGGCTGATCCAACAGCGCGGCTGGTTCCAGTCGAAATTACGATGCCCAATCCGACAGGACAAGTAGGTAGTGGCTTGCTTGCCAGAGTTACTTTTCAATCAATGCAAGCGCAGCCTATTATTGTGCCAGAATCGGCGTTGACCACGGCTGAAGAAGAGAAGGCATCGACTCTATTTGTGGTGGAAACTCAAGACGGGGCGGCAACGGTTTTAGCTCGTTCGGTGCAGATTGGCGATCGCGCCAACGGTCAGGTTGAAGTTCGCGCTGGGCTGCAACCTGGAGAGACTTATGTGGTGCGGAGTAGTGCCCCACTTGAGGATGGACAATCGGTGCGGCTGAGTATTCTATCTGAAACAGCACCGCAATGACACTGCCATAGCCAAGGTATAGCGATGTGACGTGTTATCTTAGCGCTCCACCTTGGTGAATCTCACCTTTGTCATGTCTAACTTTCAGCAATTCAGACTGTTAGCCATTTCACCTGTGCACGATGTTTGGATGACCACTGCTAGAGGGACGTTAAAACCATGACCCAATCCGGAATGAGTGTGAGTTCCGTCGCCATTCGTCGGCATATTGGCACACTGATGTTGACGCTGACTGCGATCGTCTTAGGCGTCTTTTTCTTAGTAAGGCTGCCAGTTGATTTGCTACCCTCAATTACCTATCCCCGCATTGGTGTACGCTTGGCTGCTCCGGGGATTTCTCCGGAAGTGGCCGTCGATGAAATTACTCGTCCCCTAGAAGAAGCACTGGCTGCCACCGATGGCGTCGAGCAAGTGTACTCGCAAACTCGCGAAGGACAAGTCAGCATCGATCTGTATTTTCGACCCGGCGGCAATATTGACCAAGCACTGAATGACACGACGGCAACCTTCAACCGTGCTCGCGGCACGCTGCCGGATACGGTACAAGAACCCCGCTTGTTTAAAGTTGATCCGTCACAGTTACCTGTGTACGAATTTGCCCTGACCTCATCGCAGTTACAGGGAGTCGATCTACGAGTCTTTGCCGATGAAGAGTTGGCACGAGAATTGACGGTTGTACCCGGTGTGGCCAATGTGGATGTGTCGGGTGGGGTACGGGAAGAAGTGCAAGTCAACCTAGACTTGAATCGCTTGCAGGCGCTTGGAGTGGGCTTAACTGACGTCTTGAATGAGTTAACCGATCGCAATCAGGATGTATCGGGTGGGCGAATCAGTGGTGGCAGCAGCGAAGCCCTAACTCGCACAGTGGGTCGGTTTCAAGATGCCGAAGAAATTCGCAATTTGTCGTTTGAAGTCAACAGTCCCGCTTCAAGTCAGGCGTCGAATTCAGACAGCAGTGCTGCTGCGCGATCGTTGCAGTCTACCGCGCCGCGCCGAGTCTACTTGCGAGATTTTGCTGAAGTGGTGGATGGCACAGAAGACGAACGCGTGTTTGTGTCGCTGAATGGTCAACCTGCCGTCAAAGTCAGCATTCAGAAGCAGCCCGATGCCAATACCGTCACTGTCGTCGAAGGTGTCAAACAGCGGCTGGCAACTCTACAGTCCTCTGGATTAATTCCAGAAGACGTGTCGTTTATTACGACATTAGATGAGTCACGATTTATTCAAAATTCCATTCGAAATGTGGCGACGGCTGGGTTAATTGGTGCGGGGCTAGCAGCCATTTCGGTGCTGTTATTTTTGGGTTCGTTGCGGCAAACGCTGATTGTGGTAGTGGCCATTCCTCTGGCTACGCTGCTGGCCATTCTCTTAATGGGATTGTTTGGACTCTCGCTGAATGTATTTAGCTTGGGCGGGTTGGCCTTGGGGGTCGGAATTGTCGTAGACAATTCGATCGTCATGCTGGAGTCAATCGTCATGGGCGTCAATGAAGTACGACTCCGCCATCTTCATCAGAACAACGACCAGAATAATAGCCGAAATAACGGTCAAAATAACAGTCAAAATAACAGTCAAACCAGTAGTAATGGTAACGGGCATCATCCTACACCTGCTAATCACGATCATCATCCCGATCGCGCACACTTTAATCAGTCATCTTCTCAAGCCATCATTGGAGTTGCAGAACAAAGTAGTCAACAACTAGAATCGGCGCTGCTGGCTTCTACTACTACTAATCTCGTTGCCGTTCTCCCGTTTTTATTGATTGGTGGATTCGTCTCGCTGTTGTTTAATGAACTCATTCTCACCATCAGTTTTGCGGTTGCGGCTTCCTTGGTGGTTGCCCTAACAGTGGTGCCCATGTTTACCTCCCGACTGTTAGCGGTGCGCTGGTCAAGTGGCATTGGCAACTTTTGGCCGCTGCGGCAATTTCGGCTACGGTTACAAGGTCTCACCCGGCACTATCAACGGCTGTTACGTTGGGTGTTGCGGCGTCGGATTTGGGTTATTGCCTTAGTGTTAGTCGTGTTTGGCGGTGGTAGTTTCTTGATGGTTGGAAATATTCCCCAGGAAATTCTACCCAGCATTAACACAGGGCAGGCGCGGCTGTTTGCCCAATTTCCCCCCGGAACACCACTGCAAGACAATCGCAAGGTGATGCAGGCGATCGATCAACTGCTGCTGGAGCAACCCGAAGTAGACTATGTGTTTTCAACGGCGGGAGGGTTTCTGTTTGGCAACAACACCAGTGAAAATGCCCTGCGGGGTTCCAGCACGATTACGCTGAAGTCTGGCACGGATGTCCAAGCATTTACCGATCGCATGAACGGCGAGTTTAATCGCTTGAACCTTGTTAATACTCGCCTCCGGTTGACACCCGAATCTGTGCGGGGCCTAATTCTCAACAACTCTCCAATTCGCGGCGCAGAAGTAGATGTCGCGTTGCAAGGACCGGATGAACGGACTCTGAGGCAGGCAGGTGCCCAGGTGTTGGCTGCCCTCGATGAGCAGGCCACGTTGGCGCGCTATCGTCCTGATGCCGATCAACCCCAACCGGAAGTGCAAATTCGCCCCGATTGGGAACGAACCGCTGCCTTGGGGCTAACGGCTCAACAGATTGGCGATACGATTCAAACGGCGATCGAAGGCGACGTTCCCACCCAGCTACAGCGCGGCGATCGATTGGTGGATGTACGAGTGCAACTACGGCAAAATACGATCAAACAACCAGGGCAACTGCGCCAGTTGCCTTTGTTCACCCGCAATAATCAGCTTGTGCGTTTGGGAGATGTGGCGACAATCGAACTTGGGCAAGCACCAGGTGAAATTCAACGCATTAATCAGCGACAGGTCTATCTGATTGCGGGCAATTTATCAGATGGAGCCAGCCTAGGGGCCGCCTTGGAAGAAATGAACCGTATTGTCAATAGCATTGATTTTCCAGAAGGCGTTAGTTTACTGCCCAGTTCCAGTGCCGAAAGTAATCGCCAAATTCAGTCTTCCTTGGGGACGCTAGGCGGGTTAGCAGCTTTTCTAGTGTTTGTCGTCATGGCGGTGCAATATAATTCACTGATCGATCCGTTGGTAATCATGGTGACGGTCCCCTTTGCCCTTGCGGGTGGCATTTTGGGTCTATTTATTACCCAAACGGCGATTGGGGCAACGGTGATTGTGGGGGCAGTGCTGCTGGTGGGAATTGTGGTGAACAATGCCATCATCATGGTAGAGCTAGCCAACCAAATTCGATCGCAACACCAAGTTGATCACGCTACAGCAATCTTGCGCGCCGCACCCGAACGCCTGCAACCCATTCTCATGACCACCATTACGACCGTCCTGGGCATGTTTCCGTTGGCGCTTGGACTGGGCGAAGGCTCAGAATTTCTTCAGCCGCTGGGTGTTGTGGTTTTTTCTGGACTGTCGTTGGCGACGCTACTGACACTGTTTATCATTCCCTGCTTCTACACGCTGTTCCATGATCCTCGCTTGCCCCGACTAGTGAAACGCATGTCGAAGGAACCGCAAAAACTGCTGCGATCGAAACCCAAACAGAAAACCAACGTATAGGACCTAACCGGATACTGACAAAATCTGTGGATCGTCTTCCTTGGCGATACAGGGAAGGCTTTGGCTTTCTCGTAAAATGGAACAGGATACGACTAGCAATCACCTTTAACCACAAGAAAATTTTTATTACCACAAACATTTCTGGAGACTTATGCAAGAGTTTTTTGAAAACGTTTCTCGTTATCCCCGGTATCTCATTAGCTTCATTCTGGGAACCTTGTTGGTTGCCTTCAGCCCACTGTTGCCACTGTTTAAACGCCCGGTTACGGCTGTGGCTGCGATCGGATTTCTGATCGCTGGCTTTGCATTCATTGCCTTTACCTTGCGAGCGATGTTGGCTCTTGATGCCGTGTGAGTCGGAAGTCGGGAAGAGGGAATCGTCGGGAATGGAGTCGGAAGTCGGAAGGTTGATAAGGGGTGAATTTGGCAATTGACGGACTTCTGAGGTATTTCTAAAGAGAGTCACCAACCAATTGCCAATAGGACAGAATAGAATGATGAAGCAAGTTGCGTCACCTGATTGTGACAGGTAGTGGCTTGGATGAGTTGCATTGAGTTGGAGGAGTTTTATGGCTACCGATCGGCGAGTTGCCCGTGTTGCGGAACTGATCAAACGGGAGGTCAGCCAACTCCTGTTTTCTGGAATTAAAGATGAGCGTGTAGGCTTAGGCATGGTCAGTGTTACGGATGTAGACGTTTCGGGCGATCTGCAACATGCCAAAATCTTTGTTAGCATCTATGGCGATGACGCCACTAGGGCTGAAACGATGGCAGGCTTGAAGTCGGCCACGGGTTATGTCCGCAGTGAATTGGGGCAGCGCATTCGTCTCCGCCGTACCCCAGAAATCATCTTCCTGGAAGATCGATCGATCGAACGGGGAACCCGCGTTTTGTCGCTAATTAATCAACTGAGCCAAGAACGCAAACCCGACGAAGATGAGGTAGAATAGTGCTTCCGTCTTAAGCGAGAAAATAGAACTTGTGCGGGTAAAGGTAATAGGTAATCGACGAGCGAACAATCATCGAATAATAGAAAACGATCGATTCGTGACTCACACCCATTCCCAATTACCAATTACCGCTCCTTCCCAATTCCTATTCCCCAACCTCTAAACACGGCCTTGCTTCCTGACTGGTCAACCCTTCCCCTAGCTCAACAAGTTGCTCAGATGGTCGTTGTTCGCGCCTCTGGGCATTTGTTTGATCAGCAGATTGAGTATCCCATTTGGGAGCCGCCTGCCGAGGTTTTGCAACGCTGGGTGCAGGAGTTGGGGGTGGGTGGGGTGATATTGTTAGGAGGCAGCACCGTCGAGGTGAAGTGGCGTACCCAGCAGCTTCAAGCATGGGCCACAGTGCCGCTATTGATTGCGGCTGATATTGAAGAAGGCGTGGGACAACGGTTTGCTGGAGCAACGTGGTTTCCGCCACCATTGGCACTGAATGCAATCGCTCCGGTCAATTTCGATCGGGCTAGTCAATACGCTGAACGCATGGGAGCCGCGATCGCCCAGGAAGCTCTGGCGATTGGGATTAACTGGGTACTGGCCCCGGTGGTAGATGTCAATAATAATCCGGCGAATCCGGTAATTAACGTACGGGCGTTTGGCGAGACAGCCGCCACCGTTAGTCAGCTAACTACCGCATTTATTCGGGGAGCACAGCCCTATCCGGTCTTGACCACCGCTAAGCACTTTCCGGGGCACGGTGACACAGCGATCGATTCGCATTTAGAAATGCCTATCTTGCCGCATTCCCGATCCCGCTTAGCCAAACTAGAATGGGTGCCGTTTCAGGCAGCCATCGCAGCAGGGGTAGACGCCATCATTACCGCTCATGTGCAATTACCTGCCCTAGATGATACTTATCCGGCAACGTTCTCTTCTGCAATTTTGACGGAAGAATTGCGGCAAATGCTCGGCTTTGAGGGGTTGATTGTCACCGATGCGTTGATGATGGGCGCGATCGCCAACCGCTATGGCACTACCGAAGCTCCAATCCTAGCCGTCGAAGCCGGAGCAGATATTGTGCTGATGCCAGTCGATCCTGCTGCTGCAATCGCAGCTATCTGTCAGGCCGTGACCTCTGGGCGCATTCCTCTGTCCCGAATTCATGCTTCCCTAGCACGCATTTGGCGATCGAAACAAGCTGTCTGCTCGCCGCCGATTATAGAAAATGCAGCATCTGCCATTCACCCGCTGATTGAATCATTGACCCCTAAAGCCGAAGCGATCGCCACGGCGACGGCGATTGTCCGAGAGTCGTTGCAGGTACATCAGCCACTCGATCGAATCCATCCCTTGCAGGCTAGCATGTCAGAGGCGAGCCGACCGAGTCGAAATCTGATTCTGGTAGATGATGCCCTCAATAGCGCTTTTCTAGCTAAACAGGTTCCAGCCATCACCTATCCGAAGCATTGCGGATATGAATTACAACTGGTCGATTGCCACACTCCTTCTTTCCATCCCTCTATGTTGCCGGTGGAGCAACTGACGCAACCTACCTTACTGCAACTGTTTGTGCGCGGCACACCCTTTCGAGGAACATCGGAACTGATTCAGCTTGCCTACAGTTGGGTGCAAACGCTGGTGCAACGTGATAGCCTGCAAGCACTAGTCATGTATGGTAGTCCCTATGTCTTGGAATCATTGGTGTCATTGTTGCCAGCTAACATTCCCTATGTGTTCAGCTATGGTCAAATGCCGCTAGCACAATCGATTGCCCTAGAGACTTTATTCGCAATTTCTCCAATGTCATCGTCGGACAAGCAAACCAGCGATCGTAGATTTACGGATTAAAGTTCAAAGAATTCTATCCGTATCTGTAGATTTTCAATATCTGATAG
This genomic interval carries:
- a CDS encoding sulfate/molybdate ABC transporter ATP-binding protein; the encoded protein is MLIVDIHKQLPQYDLEVSFTVEGETLGLLGSSGSGKSMTLRCIAGIETPTQGTIVLNDRILYDSHKGINLPSRDRKVGFLFQHYALFPHLTVAQNIAYGLRGLSKHATHRQVIEQLERVQLLGFGDRYPHQLSGGQQQRVALARALATQPDVLLLDEPFSALDTHLRNELEKQLIKTLSSYQGLTLFVSHNLEEAYRVCQKLLVLDQGKVAAAGDKQSIFDRPSTLAVAQLTGCKNYSRIQPIDRHTLHALDWNCTLQTADFISPSHTHIGIRAHQITFLDASQHLPDQTNTFPAWVVWTSETPHRMTIYLKLGESPIDTDDYSLQAEVFKEKWEQLKDRPMPWFVSLDRSRLLLLCQ
- a CDS encoding efflux RND transporter periplasmic adaptor subunit, with the protein product MTTTGCNLLPSQEAQAQSDASAQGERGAAAVETAIAETGTLSDPIEYTGTTGPVRRVSLRSQVEGRLLNLNADVGDPVSQGQPLAQLDNRLLTAALNQSEAELAALRSEVVQAEAEVSDAESRVAQAQAELQQAQIEADRLQGLAAEGVISQQEAERGRTVAITAEQAVRSAQEQVRTRQQAVVAARGRVEAQRAVVAEELERRQFSSLTAPIDGVVLERVTEPGNLVQPGDEVLSLGDFSAIKVIVQVSELELATIQTGQAVQVRLDAFPNQTFEGRVSRISPAADPTARLVPVEITMPNPTGQVGSGLLARVTFQSMQAQPIIVPESALTTAEEEKASTLFVVETQDGAATVLARSVQIGDRANGQVEVRAGLQPGETYVVRSSAPLEDGQSVRLSILSETAPQ
- a CDS encoding efflux RND transporter permease subunit, which encodes MTQSGMSVSSVAIRRHIGTLMLTLTAIVLGVFFLVRLPVDLLPSITYPRIGVRLAAPGISPEVAVDEITRPLEEALAATDGVEQVYSQTREGQVSIDLYFRPGGNIDQALNDTTATFNRARGTLPDTVQEPRLFKVDPSQLPVYEFALTSSQLQGVDLRVFADEELARELTVVPGVANVDVSGGVREEVQVNLDLNRLQALGVGLTDVLNELTDRNQDVSGGRISGGSSEALTRTVGRFQDAEEIRNLSFEVNSPASSQASNSDSSAAARSLQSTAPRRVYLRDFAEVVDGTEDERVFVSLNGQPAVKVSIQKQPDANTVTVVEGVKQRLATLQSSGLIPEDVSFITTLDESRFIQNSIRNVATAGLIGAGLAAISVLLFLGSLRQTLIVVVAIPLATLLAILLMGLFGLSLNVFSLGGLALGVGIVVDNSIVMLESIVMGVNEVRLRHLHQNNDQNNSRNNGQNNSQNNSQTSSNGNGHHPTPANHDHHPDRAHFNQSSSQAIIGVAEQSSQQLESALLASTTTNLVAVLPFLLIGGFVSLLFNELILTISFAVAASLVVALTVVPMFTSRLLAVRWSSGIGNFWPLRQFRLRLQGLTRHYQRLLRWVLRRRIWVIALVLVVFGGGSFLMVGNIPQEILPSINTGQARLFAQFPPGTPLQDNRKVMQAIDQLLLEQPEVDYVFSTAGGFLFGNNTSENALRGSSTITLKSGTDVQAFTDRMNGEFNRLNLVNTRLRLTPESVRGLILNNSPIRGAEVDVALQGPDERTLRQAGAQVLAALDEQATLARYRPDADQPQPEVQIRPDWERTAALGLTAQQIGDTIQTAIEGDVPTQLQRGDRLVDVRVQLRQNTIKQPGQLRQLPLFTRNNQLVRLGDVATIELGQAPGEIQRINQRQVYLIAGNLSDGASLGAALEEMNRIVNSIDFPEGVSLLPSSSAESNRQIQSSLGTLGGLAAFLVFVVMAVQYNSLIDPLVIMVTVPFALAGGILGLFITQTAIGATVIVGAVLLVGIVVNNAIIMVELANQIRSQHQVDHATAILRAAPERLQPILMTTITTVLGMFPLALGLGEGSEFLQPLGVVVFSGLSLATLLTLFIIPCFYTLFHDPRLPRLVKRMSKEPQKLLRSKPKQKTNV
- a CDS encoding DUF751 family protein; amino-acid sequence: MQEFFENVSRYPRYLISFILGTLLVAFSPLLPLFKRPVTAVAAIGFLIAGFAFIAFTLRAMLALDAV
- the rbfA gene encoding 30S ribosome-binding factor RbfA; protein product: MATDRRVARVAELIKREVSQLLFSGIKDERVGLGMVSVTDVDVSGDLQHAKIFVSIYGDDATRAETMAGLKSATGYVRSELGQRIRLRRTPEIIFLEDRSIERGTRVLSLINQLSQERKPDEDEVE
- a CDS encoding glycoside hydrolase family 3 N-terminal domain-containing protein; the protein is MVVVRASGHLFDQQIEYPIWEPPAEVLQRWVQELGVGGVILLGGSTVEVKWRTQQLQAWATVPLLIAADIEEGVGQRFAGATWFPPPLALNAIAPVNFDRASQYAERMGAAIAQEALAIGINWVLAPVVDVNNNPANPVINVRAFGETAATVSQLTTAFIRGAQPYPVLTTAKHFPGHGDTAIDSHLEMPILPHSRSRLAKLEWVPFQAAIAAGVDAIITAHVQLPALDDTYPATFSSAILTEELRQMLGFEGLIVTDALMMGAIANRYGTTEAPILAVEAGADIVLMPVDPAAAIAAICQAVTSGRIPLSRIHASLARIWRSKQAVCSPPIIENAASAIHPLIESLTPKAEAIATATAIVRESLQVHQPLDRIHPLQASMSEASRPSRNLILVDDALNSAFLAKQVPAITYPKHCGYELQLVDCHTPSFHPSMLPVEQLTQPTLLQLFVRGTPFRGTSELIQLAYSWVQTLVQRDSLQALVMYGSPYVLESLVSLLPANIPYVFSYGQMPLAQSIALETLFAISPMSSSDKQTSDRRFTD